Proteins encoded together in one Papaver somniferum cultivar HN1 unplaced genomic scaffold, ASM357369v1 unplaced-scaffold_117, whole genome shotgun sequence window:
- the LOC113330088 gene encoding putative disease resistance protein RGA1, whose protein sequence is MALEEIVVGGVTEILNKLGAAVAQEINLAWGVKDDLQKLQRTLQVIAAVIADAENRQEMEELVRLWLVRLKDVAYDADDVMDEFSYETIRRGERGDRVKDKVRDFVSSSNPLVFRFKMANKIKDVNRSLDEITKDMARFQLQTTSPSNTINAHGGSSEQRSRQTTSLVNESKIIGREDDKKEIIRLLTTLTASSSSGSYNPHHENISVVSIVGMGGVGKTTLAQFVYKDKLVENHFDQRIWVFVSKDFDVKTILIKIMESITEAKFENLSNLDVLVNEVQKKLKGKKYLLVLDDVWNDRYEEWEELKTPLLVGAQGSKILITTRENQVADVVNGSIPSYRLENLQEDECWSIMENEAFSPGGALKTPNMTNIGKEISKKCGGLPLAAKILGSLMRLKNNEGDWLSIKENSILDTPEGQSRIMPILKLSYDNLTSQLRQCFSYCSIFPKGLEINRETLIQLWNAEGFLESSNVGSKKSREDIGNEYFVSLVRSSFLDVKEMNDLDDIRSCTMHDLVHDLAQSVVGNHECAIVSVSELMNIPRVRRLQLIVDEALSAAFSVTINSAKKLRTVIILDSPYYELDPNRFSKSKRLRVLYLDSLTKALSPLSSWSPKLKHLRYLNLSSFDLSETPNHNSINKLYNLQTLVLCECRHVQDFLKNIESLKKLRHLNITLTDIKELPDSVTSLCNLQRLDLQKCNSFTSFPNSINGLEYLRFLDLSFTPIEELPDSITSLHHLQTLDINSCQKLKALPKYVKGLEELRIFNFRDCTLLEALPEDFGLLTQLRSLDLFGTKIKVLLESCANLNNLEFVDLSFCELPKEVTNWKKLKYFIYGKEGAPVGIGELVYLRELSYSVNSNTDINAGIEELRNLNLLEEITIYDLENVEDPVDAEESNLKGKEKLRRLYLEWGEKGFDHLYCSRSSLVLEALQPHTNLKTFSIHNFMGWDLPTWMHVSSGLPNLEFLEIFNCKRTEQLPEAMGQLPRLKSLHLSDVSLNYLGMGFPSLVELHLTDMSYLQELCSSYPCLRDLRITGCRSLTKIPSFPCLEFLLLKEVDHSLVSSVGISQTSITTLFLHNVEELIYFPLNILRRNCNLQILQIRECNQFQGFRVNDNEKETASFLFGSELDCVSLQRLDLIDCPDLKFLPDLQRWTSLWILFIWNCPNLRNYSTYDLKSLSSLKELYVDYIQRDEQRGDPSVHAELVNLIN, encoded by the coding sequence ATGGCGCTTGAAGAGATTGTTGTTGGTGGTGTAACAGAAATATTAAACAAGTTGGGCGCTGCTGTTGCCCAAGAGATAAATTTGGCGTGGGGTGTCAAAGATGACTTGCAAAAGCTTCAAAGAACCTTACAGGTGATCGCGGCTGTAATTGCTGACGCGGAGAATAGGCAAGAGATGGAAGAACTTGTTCGGCTTTGGCTGGTGAGGCTCAAGGATGTAGCTTATGACGCGGATGATGTGATGGATGAGTTTTCATATGAAACCATTCGTCGAGGTGAAAGGGGGGACCGCGTGAAGGATAAGGTTCGTGATTTCGTCTCCTCTTCTAATCCACTAGTATTTCGTTTCAAGATGGCAAACAAAATTAAAGATGTCAACCGAAGTTTAGATGAAATTACCAAAGATATGGCTAGGTTTCAGTTACAAACTACATCACCTAGCAATACTATTAATGCTCATGGTGGAAGTAGTGAGCAACGGAGCCGACAAACCACATCTTTGGTGAACGAGTCAAAAATTATAGGAAGGGAGGATGataaaaaggaaataataagattGTTAACAACTCTCACTGCGTCGTCATCATCTGGCAGTTATAATCCACATCATGAAAATATCTCTGTAGTTTCCATCGTGGGGATGGGTGGAGTCGGAAAAACTACACTAGCCCAATTCGTTTACAAGGACAAATTGGTAGAAAACCACTTTGATCAAAGAATATGGGTCTTTGTTTCCAAGGATTTTGATGTCAAAaccattttaataaaaattatggaGTCCATTACTGAAGCTAAGTTTGAAAATCTTTCAAATTTGGATGTCTTAGTGAATGAAGTTCAAAAAAAGTTGAAGGGGAAGAAATATCTTCTAGTACTGGATGATGTATGGAATGACCGTTACGAGGAATGGGAGGAGCTTAAAACTCCGTTGCTCGTTGGTGCTCAAGGAAGTAAGATATTAATCACTACACGTGAAAACCAGGTCGCTGATGTTGTAAATGGGAGTATTCCTTCGTACAGATTGGAAAATTTACAAGAGGATGAATGTTGGTCTATTATGGAGAATGAAGCCTTTTCCCCTGGTGGAGCTCTAAAAACACCAAACATGACTAACATAGGAAAAGAGATTTCAAAAAAATGTGGTGGTTTGCCCCTTGCAGCAAAAATACTAGGAAGTCTAATGCGCTTAAAAAATAATGAAGGTGATTGGCTATCAATTAAAGAAAACAGTATTTTGGATACTCCAGAAGGTCAAAGTAGAATCATGCCGATACTTAAATTGAGCTATGATAACTTGACATCTCAGTTGAGACAATGTTTCTCCTACTGCTCCATCTTTCCCAAAGGTTTGGAGATAAACAGAGAAACTTTGATTCAACTGTGGAATGCCGAAGGCTTCCTGGAGTCATCTAATGTGGGGAGCAAAAAATCGAGAGAAGACATTGGAAACGAGTATTTCGTAAGTTTGGTGCGGAGCTCATTTTTGGATGTCAAGGAAATGAATGACTTGGATGACATAAGGTCGTGCACTATGCATGACCTTGTACATGATCTTGCTCAGAGTGTTGTAGGAAATCATGAATGTGCGATTGTCAGTGTCAGTGAACTGATGAATATTCCTAGAGTTCGTCGCTTACAgttgatagttgatgaagccttaTCTGCAGCATTTTCAGTAACCATAAATAGTGCAAAGAAGTTGCGAACAGTCATCATCCTTGATTCACCTTATTACGAGTTGGACCCCAATAGATTCTCCAAAAGTAAGCGGTTACGTGTTTTATATTTGGATAGTCTAACTAAAGCCTTGTCACCATTGTCATCTTGGAGTCCTAAACTAAAGCATTTAAGGTACCTTAACCTTTCGTCTTTCGATCTTAGTGAAACTCCCAATCATAATTCCATCAACAAACTTTATAATCTGCAGACGTTGGTATTATGCGAGTGTCGCCATGTACAAGATTTTCTCAAAAACATAGAATCTTTGAAAAAACTGAGACACCTTAATATCACTCTCACGGATATTAAAGAACTACCTGATTCTGTCACTAGCCTCTGTAATTTGCAGAGGTTGGATCTGCAAAAATGCAATAGCTTCACTTCTTTTCCCAACTCCATAAATGGTCTAGAATATCTAAGATTTCTTGATCTGTCATTTACACCTATTGAAGAATTACCTGATTCTATCACTAGCCTCCACCATTTGCAGACATTAGATATCAACAGTTGCCAGAAATTGAAAGCCTTACCCAAGTATGTCAAAGGCCTTGAGGAACTGAGAATATTTAATTTCAGAGACTGCACCCTACTAGAAGCATTACCTGAAGATTTTGGTTTGTTGACACAGTTAAGGTCCCTTGACCTATTTGGTACTAAGATCAAAGTGTTACTGGAGTCATGTGCTAATCTCAACAATCTCGAGTTTGTGGATCTCTCCTTCTGTGAGCTTCCTAAAGAGGTAACTAACTGGAAAAAGCTGAAATATTTTATCTACGGGAAAGAGGGAGCACCAGTGGGTATTGGAGAACTAGTTTATCTTCGCGAATTGTCTTATTCAGTAAATAGCAATACTGATATTAATGCTGGTATTGAAGAGTTGAGGAACCTAAACCTTCTCGAGGAAATAACTATTTATGATCTTGAGAACGTGGAAGACCCAGTAGACGCTGAAGAATCAAATTTGAAAGGGAAAGAAAAACTTCGTCGTTTGTATCTAGAATGGGGTGAAAAGGGGTTTGACCATCTGTATTGTAGTCGCAGTAGTCTGGTTCTAGAAGCTCTGCAACCTCACACTAACCTGAAAACCTTTAGTATTCATAACTTTATGGGTTGGGACCTCCCAACCTGGATGCATGTTTCAAGTGGTCTTCCAAATTTGGAATTTTTggaaatcttcaactgcaaaagGACTGAACAACTTCCAGAGGCTATGGGGCAGCTCCCACGTCTCAAGTCTCTCCATCTATCCGATGTATCTTTGAACTATTTGGGTATGGGATTTCCTTCGCTGGTTGAACTCCATCTAACGGATATGTCATATCTACAAGAATTGTGTTCCTCATATCCTTGTCTTCGGGATCTAAGAATCACTGGCTGCAGAAGTTTGACCAAGATTCCTTCATTTCCTTGTCTTGAGTTCTTACTGTTAAAGGAGGTCGACCACAGCTTAGTAAGCTCAGTTGGGATAAGCCAGACTTCTATCACAACCCTTTTTTTACACAATGTCGAAGAGCTTATATACTTCCCGTTAAACATACTCCGAAGGAATTGTAATCTTCAAATTCTGCAAATTAGAGAGTGCAATCAGTTTCAAGGATTTCGAGTAAATGATAATGAGAAGGAGACTGCATCatttctatttggctccgaactCGACTGCGTCTCTCTTCAACGCCTGGATTTGATAGATTGCCCAGACTTAAAGTTTCTTCCAGATTTACAGAGGTGGACTTCGCTCTGGATATTATTCATCTGGAATTGCCCCAATCTGAGGAACTACTCAACTTATGATCTGAAATCGTTGTCCAGCCTAAAAGAACTATATGTTGATTATATTCAAAGAGACGAGCAGCGGGGAGATCCATCTGTTCATGCAGAATTGGTTAATTTGATAAATTAA